DNA sequence from the Littorina saxatilis isolate snail1 linkage group LG9, US_GU_Lsax_2.0, whole genome shotgun sequence genome:
CACTGCCCCGGATGCATCCGTCACTAAATCCAGCTCTTCTGAGGATACTTCCTTGTTCATGAGAAAAAAGCACTTCCCGTTAAATGACTGCAGAAAAGTTAGCCAAGTCTTCAAATCCTCTTTCACCCCTTGGTTCAGCCTCACGAAGAATAGCTGAGAGCGTATGCCTCTAATCAAGTCGATCAATCTCCTCAAGAACGCCCTCCCTGGCACCACTGCCTGGCAAGCAAAGTTCAGCAACCCTATGACCGACTGAATTTCCTTCACTGttgctttcttcttttgtagtaGGTTCTGTATTTCTTGGGCACACTTCGTGAGTTTTTCCACCGGCAGCCGAATTTCTCTTTCGATTGTGTCTATCTCTATTCCCAGGAATGTCAACCTCGTCTCTGGGCCCTCCGTCTTATCAGGTGCCATGGGAACTCCTATTTCCTCACACAAACCCAGAAATCTGTCTAGGTATTCTTTGCCTAGCTGCTTCGATACTGCCGCAAGGAAAAAATCATCCAGGTAGTGCACTAATGGTATCCCTAACTTCTGAACAGCAATCCACTCCCAAGCCGTGCCTAGTTCTTCGAACAAGTGACAAGACGAAGAACAACCCATCTGAAGCGAAAGATCAACATAAAAACTTCCTTGCCAGCTCAGTACGAAGAGGTTTTGGTCACTAGGGTGAATAGGCAACAACCTAAAAGCTTTCTCCACATCAGTTTTTGCCATAAATGCTGTATTTCCTACTGTCTGCACTAACTGTACTGCATCTTGCACATTGGCATATGACACTGTGGCCATGTCTTCCTCTATGAAATCATTTATGGATGCCCCCTTCGGGTGAGATAGATGATGTATCATCCTATACTTTCCTTTCATCTTTTTCTCTACCAAGCCGATTGGAGAACATTGGAACTGAGTAAAAGGAATATGCCTAAAGGGACCTACTAACCTCCCCTCTTCTATTTCCTTCTTTATGTGCGCTTCTACTACTTCTGGCATTTCTTCTGCTGACTTCAGGTTCTTCTGAACTACACTATTTGGGGCTCCTGTGAACCCTACCCGGAAACCCTCTCTGAATCCCTGTATTAAAGCCCGCTTCTTCTGTGGATCGTACCCTTCCAGCCACTTTTCCAGCTTGTCCGCCTTCACTGGCGTGGCCCCCGTGCCCCAGTCTTCATTTCTTTCCTTCTCCTGCTTCTTTTCCCCCCCGTCCCGCTCGAAAGGGGTGCCCTTTGGCGCTGCATTTTCGGATTGCGTGTTGCCCCCCACACTGCGAGCAAAAGTGCTTGAAGCCACAATTGGGGCGGCTGCAAGATCCCTGTTCATTGAACTGGAAGCAGAAGCCCCCCACTTTGGCTGGGTTTCCACTTCCAGTCTTCCCCCCTGCGCCACCCTGCGGCTTCTTCTTTCCCCCGTCATGGGTCTGGGTGGCAGGCTCTAAGCGGGTGGTGGCGAACAGGTCCGCGTCGCTGTCCCCCCATGCCCTTTCTCCTGCAGCAATTGCGAGCCGGTAGCGGTAGTCATAGTCCCGCCAATTGCCCTGCAGCTCATGCAGGGTACACACCCGAGCAAAGTGGGCACCCAGGCCCCTGTGTACCTCTTTCGCTCTGTCCTGTAGTATAGTGATATAAATGTTCCAGGCCTTCACCCACTCTGTGAAGGTTAacagtttcttttctttcttcttcttcttcttctttttgtcttcaTCGTCCTCATCCGAGTCCTCCTCCAGCATTTCCTTCGGATCCGCGGGCAGGAGTATTGCGAACCTAACCGCCACACCGCTCCAGATCTTTTCCTTTATTGTCTTTGGCACGTGTAGGTCAATGGGCAACATTTTCTGGTTGCCGGTTGCCCACGCCTGTGTACCGCTAGTGTTAGATTGCTCACCGGAGTGTCCAGAGTGCCCAGCCATGCCTGAGTTGGATTTTCCACCCGTAGAGGTGGTCGATCCTGCGGGCGATGCCTCAGGCGCCGGCGTCTTGGCGGCCCGAATCTCCGCAATCTCCTTCCTCAGGGCCTTCTGCTCAGCAAGGAGCTGGGTTAGCGACTCCTTCACGCCCATTTCGTCCTCTCCTTCAGCCTCCTCGTCTCGAAACCTCTTCGGGGGCTGCTTTGAGGGACGCCCCGGTCGCTTGGTTGGACGCTTCGACATCCTGAAACATTTCAAAGGCCACTAAGCATCAggggcctattttttttttttttttttttttttttttttttttttttttttttttttttttttttttttttttatatatgcaGCACGGGCTGTACCAATAAAACATTCCCCATGAAGTCACAACCGGTTCTACCAAACCAGAACCAACAATGACGTCACTCCAGAAGCTGGAAAGGATATTCCCTCCTATTCCACTCCCGGCATCAAAGCTCTGCGTCTGGC
Encoded proteins:
- the LOC138976387 gene encoding uncharacterized protein, with product MSKRPTKRPGRPSKQPPKRFRDEEAEGEDEMGVKESLTQLLAEQKALRKEIAEIRAAKTPAPEASPAGSTTSTGGKSNSGMAGHSGHSGEQSNTSGTQAWATGNQKMLPIDLHVPKTIKEKIWSGVAVRFAILLPADPKEMLEEDSDEDDEDKKKKKKKKEKKLLTFTEWVKAWNIYITILQDRAKEVHRGLGAHFARVCTLHELQGNWRDYDYRYRLAIAAGERAWGDSDADLFATTRLEPATQTHDGGKKKPQGGAGGKTGSGNPAKVGGFCFQFNEQGSCSRPNCGFKHFCSQCGGQHAIRKCSAKGHPFRAGRGGKEAGEGKK